A segment of the Candidatus Woesearchaeota archaeon genome:
CAATGCAGTGATGGTGATCAATTAGAAGCAAAGCCACTTGAAGTTTTTAGCATTGTTACAAGTACAGATAAATTTGGCAATAATCTTAAAGGTAAAGATTGCTGTGTTAATCCTAATGATCCTAATGGTTGTGACCAAGAAGGAGATCTTATTAAAGAATATTCTTGCAAGGAAAATATTATGGAACAACAAAATATTCCTTGCGAAGCTGGCATGGGATGTTGGGAAGGAGCATGTGTTCCAAAGAAAAAAGAATGGGAGAAATGCGAGTCAATCGCAGGAACAAATAATGTATGGTATACTGATCAATATGGTCAATCAGATTATGAAGGACCTAACTGTGATGGTTTTAGCATAGAAATTCCTGTATGCAATGGCAATAAATTGAAATCGGATAATAAACCATGCCCTGCAAATACTGCTTGCAATGGGCAGACTGTAACTTGCCAGTCTTATAGTTATGATAATGAAAAATGTGAAGTTAAGCAGGATGGTGTTATGTATTTCACTGATAAGTTTGGTCAAACACAGGATTTTTCTCCTGCTTGTGACAGTGAACTTACGATTAGAAATCCAATCTGTAAAGGAAACACAAATTGGGATTGGGATTATGTAGATTGCGGAGAAAACCAGCATTGTGTTTATGTTGATGATAAACCACAATGTGTAAATGCCGATCCTTCGAAAATGCAGTGTGATGATCAAGAACAAGGGAAAAATATTTATCAAAATGCGCTTATTAAATCTACTGATACTTATGGAAGCAAATCATGGAATGATGATTATTGCGAGGATCCTGAACATCCAGGTCAATACTTGAATTATGAAAAAGCAGTGTTAGGAATAAGTAATTCTGTTATTGAATATTATTGCGATGGTAATGCTCTAAAAAAAGAAACAATTCCATGCAATAAAAATGAAGCTTGTTTAAATGGAATTTGCCAATTATTGCAACCTGAATTGCAAATGTGTTCTCCAGATTCAAGTTATGGAAAAGATGCAATTAAGTTTGTAAATATATTTGGTGTTGAAGATCATAATCTGCCTTATTGCGTAGATGATGAAATCTTGAAAGTTCCTTATTGTGATGGGAAAAATCAAAATTTCAAAAAAATTACTTGTGAAAAAGGCACTGGTTGCAATTGGAAAACAGATGCATGCGAACCTTATGATCTTAGCAAAGAAAAATGTGAGTCTTATGGTGATTATGGTTATAAAATCACTAATAAGTTTGGCAATGTTTATAGTAATCCTGGTTTTTGTTTGGATGATACTCATGTTAATAAACTTACTTGCACTAATGTATTTGGTGATATATTTAATAGCCAAGTTTCTTGTCCAGAAGGATCATTTTGCAAAGAAGAAAATATCGCTACTGAAGCAACTCAAGCTTGTCCTGCAGGTCAAGTATGCGAACAACCTGAACTAAAAGAACCATGGGTTGCTTGTTTGTATCCTGATGAAAGCAAAAAAACCTGCAAAGTTATTACTGAAAAAAAAATAGAATATACTGATGAATTTGGCATGAAACATCCTGATTCAAGTTATTGTGATGGCAATTCTATTCAACAGGCAACTTGCAATGGTAATCTGCCAGATAAGGAACAGATTTATTGTAATAAAGGATATTCATGTACTTATGATGATAAATCTAATCCAGTCTGCAAGAAAAAAATGTATGATCAACCTATTTGCAAAGGTCCTCAGAAAGAGCAGTTAGATCAATATACCAAATCCGGAATAACTTTTATTAATGAATTTGGCGAACTTGAGTTGTTTGAAGATGATTTGCCTACTGAAGATTTCTGCGCTGAAGTTTATTATAGTGATGAACCTGATGCTAAGAATCTTCTCTTTGAATTTTATTGCGTTGGAGAACATGATGCAAAGGTTAATGATGTCTATTGCGAGAAAGGCTGCAAAGATGGCGCATGTATAAAATAATAATAAAACTATTACTAAAAACAAAAGAAGACTTATTACCATGCTTGTACTGTGCAAGTATGTTACATTAATCTCTTTTCTTAACTCTAAGGTTTTTCTTTGCCACAGTATGTTTCTTTTCTTCATATCTCTTGAGCTTATGCTCAATTTCATGTTCAATTTTGAGTCCTGCTTTATGGAGGCAGTCGTTTAATTTCCAGCCTGTTCCTGCTGCTCTGAAGATTTGAGAAGGCGCCATTATTTTGCAAGTAACAGAGTATTTCTTCGTTGGACTGTTTTTTTTTAATGACTTAATATGCACGGTCATGCCAGCTTCATCGTTTATCAGCCTTTCAGCCCTTTCATGGTATTTCTTAGCAAGTCTGTTAAGAACCATCATTTCTTCAACGTCTAGTTCATCAGTTCCTATAAATTGTATGTTCTCCATCGCTTTTTTAATGTCTTTCTGATATTTAAGTTTTTTGTTTTCTTGCAGTTTGTCGAAGAATTCCAGATAAGGCTAAAAGCCTTATCTGGAATTCTTCGACAAACTGCTAATTGACTAAATCTTTATATATCACTATACAATCATTTATTTCATGAAATCAGATAAAGAAGTGAAGAAAGAGTTTAAGCTTGCTGCAAGCAAAGAACCTGACAAGTTTTATGCAACTTCTGTGTTGAAAAATCATGGTTTTACTAGGAAAAAATGCAGTTGCGGCACCAATTTTTGGAGTGTTGTTGAAAGTCAGCAAACCTGCGGTGATCCAGCGTGTTCTGGTGGATTTCGATTTTTTCAGTCTAATCCAACCAAAAAAAGGTTGGATTATATTCAAACATGGCTTGAATTTAGCAAACTTTTTCGGAAATTAGGATACACTCCTATTCAACGTTATCCTGTTGTTGCTCGCTGGAGGGATGACACTGATTTTGTTCAGGCAAGCATTTATGATTTTCAGCCGTTTGTTGTTTCCGGAGAAGTAAAACCTCCAGCAAATCCCCTTGTTGTGCCACAATTCTGCCTTCGGTTTAATGACACTGATAATGTAGGAATTACTGGTTCACATTACACTGGTTTTGTTATGATCGGACAGCATGCATTTATGCCGCCGCAAGAATTTGATCAAGCAAAATATTTTTCTGATATTCATACATGGCTGACCAAAGGACTTGGTTTGCCGCTTCATGAAATTACCTATCATGAAGATGCTTGGGCAGGCGGTGGAAATTTTGGGCCAAGCATGGAATTTTTCTCTCGTGGATTAGAGTTAGGTAATCAAGTGTATATGCAATATGAAAATACTCCTACAGGCACTAAAAAATTGAATATTAATGTGCTTGATATGGGTATGGGGCATGAAAGGAATGCTTGGTTTACACAAGGCACTTCCACCAGTTATGAAACTACCTTTCCTACTGTTTGTAAACTATTGTATAAAAAAACAGGGATTGTAGTTGATCCTGAAATTGTGCAAAGATTTTTGCCCTATGCTTCTTATTTGAATGCTGATGAAGTTGAAGACTTACATAAAACATGGCAATTTGTGGCGCATAAGATGAATATTGATATGTATGAACTTAAAGAGAAAATCCTGCCTTTAGCTGCATTGTACTCAGTAGGTGAACATTCAAGGTCATTACTTTTTGCCTTGGCGGATGGCGGCTTGCCGAGCAATGTTGGGGGGGGTTATAATTTGCGTGTTATTCTCCGCCGTGCTTTAGAGTTTATTGATAAATATGGGTGGGAAATTTCTTTGTCTGAATTAGCGGGAAAACATGCACAGTATTTACGCCAGTTATTTCCTGAATTGGAAGAACATTTACCTGAGGTAACGAAGATACTGGAATATGAGAAAATCAAATATGAAAATACCAAGCAAAAATCACGGCAAATTGTTGAGAAATTGTTTGAACAGAATGTTGTTGTTGATACTAAAAAATTACTTGAATTATATGATACTCAAGGCATCTCTCCTGAACTTGTAAAACAAGAAGGGCTTCATCTTGGCAAAGAGATAAAAGTTCCTGATGATTTTTATGCGCATGTAGCTTTACTCCATGAAAAGGATGAAAAAAAGCAACATGATGCACAAACTAAAAAAGATATTCATCTTGATCTTCAAGGAATCCCAGAAACAAAATGCCTGTATTTTCAAGAATTTTTATTGACAAAATCAACGGGAAAAGTGCTTAAGATCATTGATACCTATGTTATTCTTGATGAAAGTGTTGCTTATCCAACGTCTGGCGGCCAATTACATGATATTGGGATTATTAATGGAGAAGAAATGGTTGATGTATTTAAGCAGGGCAATGTTATGATCCATGTGATGAAAGAAAAACCACACGGCTTTAAAGCAGGTGACGTTGTTACTATAAGTGTAGATTTTAATCGAAGAAAACAACTTGCCCAACACCATACTTCCACTCATATTATCAACTATGCAAGCAGAAAAGTGCTTGGCAAGCATATTAACCAAGCTGGCGCGCGAAAAACTCCTGAGAAAGCCACTATTGATATTACTCATTATCAAGCATTAACTGATGAAGAAATGAAGAAAATCGAGCAGGAAGCTAACCACATCATCAAAGCTGGCATTCCCATTGTGAAAAAATTTTATCCTCGTGATGAAGCAGAGAAGTTATTTGGTATGGAGATTTACCAAGGCGGCGTTGTTCCTGGAAAAATGCTTCGTATTGTGGATATTAAAGGCATTGATGTTGAATGCTGCGGTGGAACGCATCTTGATAATACTGCCCAGGCAGAAGAGATTAAATTGTTGAAATCAACTAAAATTAGTGATGGCGTTGTCAGAATTACCTTTACTGCAGGAAAAGCTGCGCA
Coding sequences within it:
- the alaS gene encoding alanine--tRNA ligase, with product MKSDKEVKKEFKLAASKEPDKFYATSVLKNHGFTRKKCSCGTNFWSVVESQQTCGDPACSGGFRFFQSNPTKKRLDYIQTWLEFSKLFRKLGYTPIQRYPVVARWRDDTDFVQASIYDFQPFVVSGEVKPPANPLVVPQFCLRFNDTDNVGITGSHYTGFVMIGQHAFMPPQEFDQAKYFSDIHTWLTKGLGLPLHEITYHEDAWAGGGNFGPSMEFFSRGLELGNQVYMQYENTPTGTKKLNINVLDMGMGHERNAWFTQGTSTSYETTFPTVCKLLYKKTGIVVDPEIVQRFLPYASYLNADEVEDLHKTWQFVAHKMNIDMYELKEKILPLAALYSVGEHSRSLLFALADGGLPSNVGGGYNLRVILRRALEFIDKYGWEISLSELAGKHAQYLRQLFPELEEHLPEVTKILEYEKIKYENTKQKSRQIVEKLFEQNVVVDTKKLLELYDTQGISPELVKQEGLHLGKEIKVPDDFYAHVALLHEKDEKKQHDAQTKKDIHLDLQGIPETKCLYFQEFLLTKSTGKVLKIIDTYVILDESVAYPTSGGQLHDIGIINGEEMVDVFKQGNVMIHVMKEKPHGFKAGDVVTISVDFNRRKQLAQHHTSTHIINYASRKVLGKHINQAGARKTPEKATIDITHYQALTDEEMKKIEQEANHIIKAGIPIVKKFYPRDEAEKLFGMEIYQGGVVPGKMLRIVDIKGIDVECCGGTHLDNTAQAEEIKLLKSTKISDGVVRITFTAGKAAQSQVQGEAAILETLTDLLHCEIAQIPGRASELFNLWKDVVKKKKQVESKTLNSAEVYSGNVLEKTCELLKTQPEHLVKTVERFKKEVGM